TGCAGACTAAAATTTcactaatttaattaaaaaaaaaaaattacattcttACCATACAGCAAGGGAATCCAAGGCAATCTCAGGGTTCTTGAGCAGACCAGCAATCAACACTAATATCTGAAAGTACCAAGTCTCCAAGCACAGCATTATTGCCGATGCTAGTGATAGTTTCACAAACTCCCAAAGTCCAGAAAAGGCCTGCAAGGTAAAACCATTCCATGTCCGCTTACACCTACTACTTTTCACTATATAAATAAACTGGGCACCAACTATGATCCACCATGACAAGCTTAACACCAATGAAGTGCCTATTAATCCCAAACCCATCTGATACACTGCAAGCCAGGTGAGAAATAAGTGCAGCACAAGAGTAGTTGCTGATATAACAGCAGGTGGGTTCACTATGCTCTGAGCTTGAAGGAATTTTTGTATCGGAAAATTCACAGCATAAGCAAAAACTTGAGGTATTAGACCATAAACAAACACTGCGGCTGCTGCTGCCACCTTGCTTGGTTCTCTTAGTAAGAGCAAGATAGGCTCTGAGAAAAGGTAAATCATAGTAATTGGTATCCCAGTTATAGTTAGCACAACCGTTGCTCTTTGGAGGTATGTGCCAAGCATTTCATATCTGTGAGCTCCATAAGCTTGACCACATAGAGTTTCCACTGCACTTCCCATCCCCAACTACAAGAACAAACATTAAAGATTAAACCAAATGAGAAAAAACACTGAACTGATCCATCCGACAAAGCATTTATTTGTGTTGATATCCATATTACCATGAGGCCATAGGCAAAGAGTTGGACGCCGCTATTGCCAAGAGAGGCAGCAGCAAGCTCAAGATTACCGAGATGGCCGGCGAAGACTCTGGTGGATAAGGACATCAAATTGTTGATCATGTAAACAAAAACTGTCGGTGCAGCCAGGCGGAAGAGGAGCTTAAGTTCAATCCATGAAGCCAAACGGAGGCGCTTGAAGTACGGCAATTGGTGATCGTTCAGCACCTTTTCGAGCCTGGAGTTCCCTTCAGAATGGGCAGGTGGATCAGGCAGTGACTGTAAAATGGGTTCCTGGAGTTCATCCTGAGACTCCATGAATGGGCTATTGGATGGTGATGGGTAGAAATTAATGGTATTAGGTTAAATATAAAAAGATTGAAAAGGATCAGAGGATGGAGtcatggagattttttttttccttttttatttaaatttttataaagtcAATGGAAGGTGAAATGCTTTTTATGCGTACATTATTAACAAACAGTCAAAAAGTCATAGTTTAATGATCGGAGATATCTTTTATCTTTGATTTGACTGAAGAGCAAAACAAGCATAATAATGTATACAGAGTTATgttgttttctttctttctttctttcgatCTCCAACCAATTGTCTCAATCAACGTAGTTGCATATCCAAATCAATACGG
This Hevea brasiliensis isolate MT/VB/25A 57/8 unplaced genomic scaffold, ASM3005281v1 Scaf287, whole genome shotgun sequence DNA region includes the following protein-coding sequences:
- the LOC131176943 gene encoding protein DETOXIFICATION 40-like, whose product is MESQDELQEPILQSLPDPPAHSEGNSRLEKVLNDHQLPYFKRLRLASWIELKLLFRLAAPTVFVYMINNLMSLSTRVFAGHLGNLELAAASLGNSGVQLFAYGLMLGMGSAVETLCGQAYGAHRYEMLGTYLQRATVVLTITGIPITMIYLFSEPILLLLREPSKVAAAAAVFVYGLIPQVFAYAVNFPIQKFLQAQSIVNPPAVISATTLVLHLFLTWLAVYQMGLGLIGTSLVLSLSWWIIVGAQFIYIVKSSRCKRTWNGFTLQAFSGLWEFVKLSLASAIMLCLETWYFQILVLIAGLLKNPEIALDSLAVCTAVSALLFMVSVGFNAAASVRVSNELGAGNPKSAAFSVVMVTLVSFIIAVIEAVIVLALRDVISYAFTSGETVANAVSELCPFLAVTLVLNGVQPVLSGVAVGCGWQAFVAYVNVGCYYVVGIPVGCLLGFKFDLGAKGIWGGMIGGTVMQTFILLWVTLCTDWNKEVEKAKMRLDKWDDKTKQHRPSQDFSHS